In one Pseudarthrobacter sp. NBSH8 genomic region, the following are encoded:
- a CDS encoding GntP family permease: MVIEGWTQTLGAGPLLLIATAAIVVLLFLIIKLRMHALIALIAVSLATAFSTGIPANQVVPVLINGFGTTLGTVALLVGLGAMLGRIVETSGGAKVLADYLIGVFGEKRAPFALGLASLIFGFPIFFDAGLVVMLPVVFAVAHRLGGGVLRYGLPAAGAFSVMHIFLPPHPGPVSAAAFFDANIGLVLIAGLIAAIPTWYVTAYLFGLWTGKKLVLPVPEILGHASAEAESNPPRFRTIIGLLLLPLVLIFINTGLNTLASSGVLDAAVKKEQWFQVLRTIGETPVALLIAVLVAMFVLGARRGTEAGALEKLLESSLGPVCSVILITGAGGMFGGVLRASGIGAALADVLGNLGIPLILAGFLIAAILRIAQGSATVALTTTAGLIAPAVALAGLNGMQVAALVIAVAAGSVVVSHVNDSGFWLVGRFFGMDVKTTLKTWTVMETLIGVMGFAIAAVIFLLAGVAG; this comes from the coding sequence ATGGTCATCGAAGGATGGACCCAGACGCTGGGCGCAGGCCCGCTGCTGCTCATCGCAACAGCAGCGATCGTCGTACTGCTGTTCCTGATCATCAAGCTGCGGATGCACGCGCTGATCGCCCTGATCGCAGTCAGCCTCGCGACGGCATTTTCCACCGGAATCCCTGCCAACCAGGTGGTACCGGTGCTGATAAACGGGTTCGGCACAACCCTGGGCACCGTGGCCCTCCTCGTTGGCCTGGGCGCAATGCTCGGCCGCATCGTTGAAACCAGCGGCGGTGCCAAAGTGCTGGCGGACTACCTGATCGGTGTCTTCGGTGAAAAGCGTGCCCCGTTCGCCCTGGGCCTCGCCTCCCTGATCTTCGGCTTCCCCATCTTCTTCGACGCCGGCCTGGTAGTTATGCTGCCCGTGGTCTTCGCCGTCGCCCACCGCCTGGGCGGGGGAGTGCTGCGCTACGGCCTCCCGGCCGCCGGTGCATTCTCCGTGATGCACATCTTCCTGCCGCCGCACCCGGGTCCGGTCTCTGCTGCAGCCTTCTTTGATGCCAATATCGGCCTGGTCCTGATTGCCGGTCTCATCGCCGCCATCCCCACCTGGTACGTCACCGCCTACCTGTTCGGCCTTTGGACCGGCAAAAAACTGGTCCTCCCGGTACCGGAAATCCTGGGCCACGCCAGCGCTGAAGCCGAGTCCAACCCGCCGCGTTTCCGCACCATCATCGGCCTCCTGCTCCTGCCGCTCGTCCTGATCTTCATCAACACCGGCCTGAACACCCTCGCGTCCTCCGGCGTCCTGGACGCAGCCGTCAAGAAGGAGCAGTGGTTCCAGGTCCTGCGCACCATCGGCGAAACCCCGGTGGCCCTGCTGATCGCCGTGCTCGTGGCCATGTTTGTGCTCGGTGCCCGCCGCGGCACCGAGGCCGGCGCCCTGGAGAAGCTGCTCGAATCCTCGCTGGGCCCGGTCTGCTCGGTCATCCTGATCACCGGCGCCGGCGGCATGTTCGGCGGCGTGCTCCGCGCGTCCGGCATCGGTGCCGCGCTGGCAGATGTCCTGGGCAACCTGGGCATCCCGCTGATCCTGGCCGGCTTCCTTATCGCCGCCATCCTGCGCATCGCCCAGGGTTCGGCAACCGTGGCCCTGACCACCACGGCGGGCCTTATCGCCCCGGCCGTAGCACTGGCGGGGCTGAACGGCATGCAGGTCGCCGCACTGGTCATCGCCGTGGCGGCAGGCTCCGTGGTGGTCTCCCACGTCAACGACTCCGGCTTCTGGCTGGTGGGCCGTTTCTTCGGCATGGACGTCAAAACCACGCTGAAGACCTGGACCGTCATGGAAACGCTGATCGGTGTTATGGGCTTCGCCATCGCGGCGGTCATTTTCCTGCTCGCCGGCGTGGCGGGTTAG
- a CDS encoding gluconokinase has protein sequence MQYPATHLVVMGVAGSGKSTIAAALSRQLGWACAEADEFHPQSNIDRMTQGIPLQDEDRWPWLQEIQNWMSAHAAAGESTVLTCSALKLSYRRLLSEAQGRVLFIHLDGGADLIGQRMQGREGHFMPPTLLPSQLATLEPLTDRELAAGSLRLDISNSPEQIVAAVLAGLTLPAQAELTDC, from the coding sequence ATGCAGTATCCAGCCACGCACCTGGTGGTGATGGGCGTTGCCGGTTCCGGCAAGTCCACCATTGCGGCAGCTCTTTCCCGGCAGCTTGGCTGGGCCTGTGCCGAAGCGGACGAGTTTCACCCCCAGTCCAACATCGACAGGATGACCCAGGGCATTCCCCTGCAGGACGAGGACCGCTGGCCCTGGTTGCAGGAAATCCAGAACTGGATGAGCGCACATGCCGCTGCCGGGGAAAGCACCGTGCTCACCTGCTCCGCGCTCAAGCTCAGCTACCGCCGCCTGCTCTCCGAAGCACAGGGCCGGGTCCTGTTCATCCACCTCGACGGCGGCGCCGACCTGATCGGCCAGCGCATGCAGGGCCGCGAAGGCCATTTCATGCCGCCTACCCTCCTGCCCAGCCAGCTGGCCACCCTGGAACCTCTGACCGACCGAGAACTTGCCGCCGGCAGCCTCCGCCTGGACATCTCCAACTCCCCGGAACAGATCGTCGCCGCCGTGCTGGCAGGCCTCACGCTTCCCGCCCAGGCGGAACTCACCGACTGCTGA
- a CDS encoding FadR/GntR family transcriptional regulator has translation MSTATVDHADTADDGGASPAMHERVLESVGVAIASGSLPPGSRLTLEGIQLEYGISRTVARDTMKVLESMNLVYSRRRVGIVVQERGLWNVYDPKLVRWRLASANRAEQYGSLTELRIAVEPIAAAGAARRASAAERTRLVFLAAELRRLGEAGELEAFLSVDIEFHCLLLESCGNEMFTALEGMVAEVLTSRTKQGLMPFKPRNEALQAHEDVAAAVARGDAVAAETAVHHILDEVRNAMGLH, from the coding sequence ATGTCGACGGCGACAGTGGACCACGCGGATACCGCGGACGACGGCGGGGCTTCCCCCGCGATGCATGAACGCGTTCTGGAGTCGGTTGGCGTCGCCATCGCATCCGGGAGCCTCCCACCGGGAAGCCGGCTTACGCTTGAGGGCATCCAGCTGGAGTACGGGATTTCCCGCACTGTCGCGCGGGACACTATGAAAGTGCTCGAATCCATGAACCTGGTGTACTCACGGCGGCGGGTGGGCATCGTGGTGCAGGAGCGCGGGCTGTGGAACGTTTACGATCCCAAGCTGGTGAGGTGGCGCCTCGCATCGGCCAACCGCGCCGAGCAGTACGGCAGCCTCACGGAGCTGCGCATCGCCGTCGAGCCGATTGCGGCTGCAGGTGCTGCCCGCCGGGCAAGCGCGGCTGAACGGACAAGGCTGGTTTTTCTGGCTGCAGAGCTGCGGCGGCTGGGTGAAGCCGGCGAACTCGAGGCGTTCCTGTCGGTGGACATCGAGTTCCACTGCCTGCTGCTCGAAAGCTGTGGCAACGAGATGTTTACCGCATTGGAAGGCATGGTGGCCGAGGTGCTCACCAGCCGGACCAAACAGGGTCTCATGCCCTTCAAGCCGCGGAACGAAGCGTTGCAGGCCCACGAGGATGTTGCGGCAGCGGTGGCCCGCGGTGACGCTGTGGCGGCGGAGACCGCAGTCCACCACATCCTGGACGAGGTCCGGAACGCGATGGGCCTGCACTGA